The Panicum hallii strain FIL2 chromosome 5, PHallii_v3.1, whole genome shotgun sequence genome contains the following window.
ATGTCTTCAGCAGGAAAATCCTGCAAAAAAATGTTGAAGTATGAACTACTGATATAGACTAAGAACTGTCACTGATTCATTAACTAGTATAGAAATGTATAACTCTAGTGACTAGGTATCATGTTTGATTGGCAAGTACCTGATCAGGGCCCAAATATCTATATAGCTCATCCATGAAACTTTGACAAAAACGCATTATCTAGCATGAAGAAGGTTCAGATTTGCATGCAATAAAAAATATTATTGTCCACAGGAAATAAAGTACAGCACAAATACCTCATTATCACTTTTACCCTTTGGGTCAAAATCACTTCCTCCAGCAGCACCTCCAAGTTTATATAACGACAAAGCATTCTTCAAAGTCTGTATAGAAGAAAAACAATGTTGGGAAGGCATGTTAAAGTACCACCATAAAGCAATGCAAACATCAAAAACTCATATAACTTGGTCCATCTGCATGCTACTGAACGCTATCTTCTTTTGGCAGAACTGCAGAAGTGAATTGCATGGGTTGGGAGGAACTTATGCTTCCAGCATTAAGAAAATCGCACCCATGGCTTTAGAGGCAAATGTGACTTAGCCAAGGTTGCAAGTTTACATTACTGCATGCACTTGCATAGTTTTGCTATCGAGTGGTACTTCAATGCCATTCATTACGTTGATTTTAATAACGACTGTCAtgtaaaaacaaaaaaaaagaatcaaaATAGCTAACATAGCTAGAATATGTTGTAGCATAAAATTAATTAGCGTGAATAGTGCATTTTAGACAAGTATAATATTACATGTTCAAAGGCCAGAAACTTTGCCACACTTAAGCTCATGGATGGGTGAAACCGGAGACCACCCCTGCATGGACCTAATGCCTGACTGAATTGCACACGGAAACCTCTGTTGACATGTGCTTCACCTCTGTCATCAATCCATGGCACTCTGAAGATAAAGCATCTCTCAGGTTCCAACAAACGCTCCAAAATTTGGACATATCTGAAACATTGCCAAATCAAACCATGTTACATTCGAAGTTTAGGCATATTATTTCTGAGGAAAACAGTGAGGGAGAGTTGAAAAGTTACTGAGTGTTCTTCACCAAAACTGGTTCCAAGGAATGAACCACCTCCTGGATCGACTGTATAAATTCAGCTTCATGGGGATCCCTCCTTAGGACAGATTCAAGTATTGATGCAGCTGTTTTCGACAAAGCTGGAATAGACAATACCAAAATGCAGATAAAATTTGAGAGTAAAGTCGTACATCATGGAGATGTTGATCATTTCAAGGGGCGAGATAGCATAGTGTTATTTTGGTTTGATAGAAAATGGAGTACACTGAGATACAGGGCACAAAGAAAATGGAAGCGCAGATGATATCAGCATATAGCATGTTAGTTACTAATAAATTATAATAACTTCAAGGAAAActgatattccactccttagaGAACCGAACCTGGAAAGCATTACTTGCTTCATGCTATGTTCATTTTCTACTAGAACATAAAAGCACTTGCCAACTGTGTATTGATGGCACAGAATCTAGCATTTCCTTAGGATTGGACATGCTACACATAACATGATAAAACATGTCGGGACAAAGTTTATCTTGAAAATCATGTTATCTACTTCTTGCAATGCAGTATCCAAGATTAAAACTGCCAGTTATATATTTTGGAATATCAAAATGATACGCTAGTTTTAGGAACAAATTTATTACACATTGCCAAGTTTTTACAACTCTCCACAGGTGAAACAACAATATAATTGCGGAGTGGAAGCTTATCTTGCAAATCATGTTATCTACCTCTCACAATGATGCACGATTAAAACTGAAAAGTGTATTTCCTCAAATACCCAAATGATATGCTAGTTTTAGGAACAAATTTTTTTACACACTGCCCAATCTTTACAGCTGTCCACAAGTGAAACAGCAGTATAATTGTGAACTTGAATATTATCTTGAAATTCATGTTATCTGCTTCTCACAATGCAGTATACACAATTAAAACTGAAAGTTCATATATTTCCTGGAATATCCAAATGATAAGCTAGTTTAGGAACAAATTTTATTACACATTGCCTACTCTTTACAACTGTCCGGAGGTGAAGCAGCAGTATAATTGCAGAAGCTGAGTCAACAAGCCGACAACACCAACCTTTGACATAGACCGGCCTCTCGATCTCGGGGGGCTGCAACTTCTCCTTGGAGGCCATCTGCAACCGAAGGGCCTCCTTATGCAGCAAGCTATTGTTGTGCTCCTCAAGCGCACTCATCTGCATGTTCCTGCTTCCCTCATTGCCATATGGGTTCCGCCGGTGCTTCCGGCCATACTCCTTGCACACCGAGCAGAAGATCCTGGTGGTGTTGTCGTGCACGGCGACGTAGGCCCACTTGTAGGTGTCCGCCCACTCCTCCCGCCATTTCTTCAccaccttcttcttcttcttggtgTGCGCCGAGGGCAGCCGGAGCATCCCGTCATGCTCCTCCCCGTGCGCCAGTTGTGGCTGCGGCGCCGGAGGCTGCGCATGCCCGTCCACGGCGCCAGAGCATGGGATAAGGAGGCTCTTGTGTTCGTCGGCGGGGACGACGGTGTCGTGGTGCCCAGAAGCGACGGCGACGAGGTCTGCGCCGGAGAAGGAGGGGTCGTCGCCCGGGCCGATCTCGAGGTCAATCTCCTCGCCCATGCCGCGCACCATGAGGTGGTGCTGGTGCTGCCGCTGCGCCTGCCGCAGCAGGTTGATCTCATCCATCGCAGAGTTCATGCACGCGCTCGCTGCAACATGTGGTGAGGCGAGGCGAGAGCGCGGCTcaacccgccgccggcgccagccGGAAACCGAGGAAATCCGGTTCCGATTGGCGCGACCGAAATGGGGGATTttggcgctagggtttggggaaTTGGTGTGTCCGGTGGACGGCGAGAAGGCGGGTGCCGAAGATGGCTTCTCAagcacggaggaggaggcgtgGGGGGCGTCCGACGACCGCGGCGGAGACAGCGGCCGGCGAGAGCGAGCCGAAACTGCCGCGGCGGCCGCTGGGCAAGCGGCGGGGCTGTTCCGACAAGGCCGCAGTAAACGGTTACACGACAATGGCCGCGGCCGTGCGGGGCCTGCAAATCCTGACCGTCGGTTGGCTCCAAACGGTCGAGATCTGCCGGTAACCTAACGGCGTGTAGCGTGGTGTATACTTGCTGCGTTTTGATGTAATTTAATATAACAGTGGGTTGTTTTAAGTAGTTTAAATGTAATTTAATGTAACAGTGGGTTATTTTAAGTAGTTTAAGGGTCTGCTTGGGAGCGCTCCAACTTTAAAAAATAGCTCCACTTTACCaactttatttttttctttcagCTTCATTCCACCGTCTCCACAAAAATATGAAGTTATTGTACATATTTGGAAAATTGCAGTGCTCCAACTTCAAAAAGATAATAACTTGTTGTGAATTGTCTATTTTAGCCTTTGTGAATCGGTCCACGTATCGCTCTGTTTTCTCTCCTCCTCTTCATCTCTCTACTCTAATCTAGCCATCATCTAGAACATCTTGTTTAGACCCAAGTTCTCTATGGCCGGCCTGGCCGGTCCCCATGCCTGTCGCGCCTGCCCCCCTGCCGCCCGCGTCAGACACTAGGCCGGCTACGTCAGCCCCCAAGCTGGCCGCGCCAGGGCCACGGCCAGCGCCAGGGACACGGCCTTGGCCGGTTCTTCCACGGCCGCGGCTCCCTGGCTGGCCACGCCCACGCACAACCACCTCACTGGGCGCGGCGGTGCTAGGGTTGACCGCGCCGGCGGGATGAGAGGGTTCGGCCCCCTGAGGAAGGAGTGGAGAAGTTAATTGAGAAGAAGAGAAATTGAAGATGATTTATAAAAAATTACTCCACAGTATACAGGAAGGGATATCATCTTCAGTAGGATCCATTCCGCTTGAGAGAGAAGGCCGTCGGCGATATCTTTGAGGGGGCCTGGTACTAGGGTTTCACAAGAGACAGGAGGGGGCAGCGACCTTTCttcagaagaagaaggggagcACGGGGAGAAGGAAGGGGTCACGAAGGGGTACTTTGTGTAACCAGTAGCAGTGGTGAATAATTTTAGCTTAACTCCATAAGAATGTCTATAATTAGTATTTTTGGAGCATCCCTTGAGGAGCTCAAAAAAATATGGAGTTGGGGCCAACTCTAGGTTTTTTCTGGAGTTTTCGGATCTGAAGTTTCTGAAGCTATACATGTTTAGGTATATGTTAGAGAGTTTATGGGTGGAGCTAAGAAAATTGGAGTGAAAATTGGAATGGAGTTCTTCCAAACACGCCTGCGACAAAACAAAAATATCCTTCTATTTTCTCACGCGCGCAGGGTATCTGGACGTCTCTGTGCTTATCGCTATGCGTGTAAGGCTGGTTGATTTTCACTGATGTGTTGAAAATAAAAAATACAGCGCTACCTGAACCCATACGGTCCCACCAATTAGTCATGTGGCCAATAAAAATATTGCTAATCCGTGTGCGCCTGCCTTAGAAAAAAAATCTgcatatctctctctctctctctcaatatATTTAAGATTGTCAAGATTATTTGCTTTGTTCAAATACACATATTTTTTATGTGATACACAAACTTAAGAGCATAAAAGAAACTTGTGTGCAAAGATATGTGCATCATGGCGAATGTCCTTTGTGCATGTATAAACAATTGTGCATCTTTTATGATTTTACCGTTTATAAAATTATTGGTCTAAATCATTTGTATATGCGATAGAATATGCATAGAAAAATCATGTAAATATTTCTTGTGCACAAAGACATGTGCACCTTTATTTATCCACCAATCTGTAGTGAAAGAAATCTACTAACCCCTCACCTATTATGGCTAGACAACTTCACTCGCTAAACTATAAAATTAGGTATTTAACTTCTCTAATTTTGCAAAATCGTATACTTTAAGGTGTGTAACCAGCTCTGCTCCGCTCCGCTCGTCGCTTCTCACTGCTCCCGCTCCCGATCGTTCCAGCTCTCCATAAAACGCGTTTGGTGGCGCTCCAGCTCCAGGCGACGACGGAGGACCAGCATCAGCATCGGTGCAGCGCCATGAATCGGCCTCGGCATCACGAATCGTGCTCATATGGCTCTGAATCGAGCTCCCACACCGCAAATTGAACTCCAAATCAAGCAAGAAGCCGGTGCAGAGGGACGTCGTGGGGTACAAGCGACGGGCGGAGATGAGCGATGGCCTGGCATGGATGGGGAAAAGATGCGGCCGGTGCGGACGGGCGCAGCAGACTGGAATGAGCGGACGTCAGAGATGAGCGGATGGGGACAAGCAGGCGCCCGCGTCGTGGATGGGGACGAGCGAACATCCGAcgagggcgcgggcgagcggccggCCACACGTGGGGGTCGAGCGACGGTTGGGTGCGGATGGGGATGAGCGGGCGTTGCGCAAGCGAGCGGGCGGTCAGCGCGTGCGGGGACGAGCGGCCGGTCGGTGCGTGCAGGacgacgcgcgcgcgggggggcGAGCAGGTTTTTTTGAGAAATTTCGATACGTGATACCGAATACGCACGCCTCAGCGTATTTGACATCCAATTCGCATACCTTTTAAAGTATAACCTCGAGCACGCAAATTCTTTTGATTCAAGAGATTTCATCCTCTTTTCTCTATTTCTctgtttttccttttctttttcgttTTACATCCCTCATGTAAAGATGACTTTACCCTGACCTTATCCTTTACCGCCTATTGGATCCAATCGGCCGGCTCTGAAGACGCCCAAGGAGGGTGAGCTCACGAGGCTGCGGCGCACAGGCTGTTCACCACGGCTCGGCTCCTACCCAGTGACTACTTCGTGGAGCAGGcaagaaaggagagagaaagaagaaaaaaggaGAGAAGAGCTACCCACTTACTAGCTAGCGTACCTCACATGTCACATGTCAATACATCTACTACATCTTTCTATCAAGCTCAGCATTCTACGTGGCTAAAACTACTGTGCAAAACCAGAGGCTAAGTAGTCCAACCACGACAGGTAGAGTTGGATGATTACGTAGACTTCTTCCATCTACAATTAATATATTGGAACTAATTAATAGTTTTTGCTTTTAAAAATATGACTGCCATCGGTTTCGAACAATTACGTAAAAAATGCTGCAATTTCATGTACTTGTTTCCCACACACAATAATGCATGCATCAAAGAAACTGTATAATTTCTAATTTTTTTAACAAAATACTAATATGCATAAAGCATCTATTCATACACGAGTAATTTCTAATTTTATCTTTGATATCTAACCTGGACTAATAAATTTAGCATCCGACAGGTGTGACCGGACTGGGTGTGACATAAGGTTTTAGTCATAGGACGGCTGGAGCTTCTAGAaaatctttgcatatcatagcAAAGTTTTAGGTTTCACTCTAACTAAGCTGGAGCCATACCGAATGGGCCTAAATAATTAATATCCAATGTTTGAGCGACATGTGACTTCAACAGGAAACATCTTTACACTAGGAAATTTTGTCTATACGATTTTTACTAACCCTAGACTACAGCCCTGTTTGTTTAAGTTTCTAGGTACTTTTGGAAATTAGCTTTTAGGATCTTCAAAAGTCAAAATGCACTTAAAAGTCATAAACCAGAAGCATCCTGTTATAAGCTTTTCAGCTTCTTGCTTTTGGGAGCATCTAGCTTTTGAATATCCCAAAAGCTAGTAGTTCAAAAGCCTTCAAAAGCTCAAATAAACACGGTCTGTAGACATTAACATTTTTGCTCTCCAGGTCTGTAGACATTAACTTTTttgctctccaaccacgtgggATATCTTCTGGACAACCGATGTCACCTACTGTACAACACCCAAAGAGTTTTTCGTGCAAAGAAACATTCTACAACAGCGCATGGTGTTCTAATTTAAATCCAAAGCAGTTATAATTTAGACAAATAGGAGACATCTAGTTGACTGGATTCAGGAGCCCTGATCATTTCCTTTGAGTTCTCGAAGATTCTAACGTCTTGCGATTGATGTCAGTTTAGTCCTGCCATGGTACGGCGATCAGATAACTTTTGTTAACGAAGAGCAGTCCCTCAAAAAGAAATGTAAAGAGAACAGAATAATTCAGACTACAAGGGCGTAACTACGGCCTTCAGAATATATGAGGAAATTTTGGAATATGTTTTTATCGTTCTAATTGGAGATTTTCCCGCAAATTTGCCTCTGCAAGTGCATATGAATATATGATAGAAGTTATGTAACCTCcctgaccccccccccccccccccacaaaaaaaaaaaaaaaaaaatcccttGCAGTCCTGACACCGGTACAACCGTTTGAGTCAAGTATCACCTCATGCAAAGTGAAACAAAGCAAAACAAAAGATAAACAAGACCAATATCCTACAGAATTGTTATCATCTAACACGCAGTTGCGGTTTGAAGATCCTTGTTTGTTTCATTAGAAACTGTCAATAGCGAGTGTGAGAGGGCTGTAGCTAATTTCTTGTCTTGACTGCCCTTGTCAGAGCCTTCTGATACTGAGGCAGGGTTCTTCAAACAACAAATCCTTCCAAGTTTCAGAATAGCAATCCACTTACAGAGCAATAGAACCGACCCTAGGATATACTGCAGTGAAGAAGCTGCTAACCAGGCCCACATTAATTTGAAGTCACCAGCTGCTCATCTGCGCTGAGCTGCTCCACGGCAGATACTAGCAAGTCCAAACCTTCATAATTCCTATTTTGCTGTCCAGCGTTATCCTTCTGGTGGAGCTTCAGTGTTCTTCTCTCATATTTTCTCATTCCCTCCTTTGCTCTCTCCACACTACACGATGAGCAATACCACCGCCCCTTGGGTATTGAAGTACGCCGAGGCGTTATGCAGTAAAGATGGTAAGCCTCATCACAGCTATCGCACAGAATGGTCAGGTCGTCATCTTTGTCAGAGAAACAAACTCGGCAAAGGCAAGATGGGCAGTACCAGCATGGTTTGTCCCGCTGAACGTTGCCGGCAATCTGCTTGGACTTCAGGCACCGAATGTGGTAGTACTTGTATAGACAGTGGATGTGGCCAcatatcaagaacctcttgccATCCTCTTCAGGTTTTCCACATATCTTGCATGAGCCACCTGTACCAATCTCTGTCTGTTCTGGGTCATCAACAGAGTTCACACTGGAAATGACCATTGCTCTTGAGTTATCATTAGGTGCATCTTCACATTTTGGAGAACTGCACACCTCAAGCCTATCGCAGACAACACAATTTCCATGCAAGCAATTTGGACTGTAATTGGCTAAGACCATGTCACCTTCAATTGGTTCAATACATGTAGTGCTGCAGTTTTTACAACACCAGCTTCCAGTTGAAATGGATGGATCATGAGGCTCAATACATGAAATGTGGCAAGATAGCATGCACCTACTGCATTTGATAATTCTCCCACCTCTTGCTTCTTTGCCACATTGGTTGCAGGTACTATGAACATCAGAGAGATCTGAAGGTCCTGGTTGATCCAATTGGTTGTCCTGTGAGGTTGAGGGTACCAACGCATCTGATTGAACTAAGCTCTGGGGTTCTGAACTGGTCACAATAGCTCCCTGCAATTGAGGTAGCATAATACTGAACAAGGTGAGGAAAGGCATAATTTAAACGGCAGATCCAATAAAGATAGCAAAAGGTTGGCAACAAAACACTCACATTGGGCTCACCATCAGTTGATCCCCTCTCTCTTCCAACCTAGAGAATGTAATACCAGATTCCAGATTTCAATGCAATGAATTTACAAGCAAGAGAAAACTGAACCAATTAAACAAATGTATCTGATATTCACGTCATTCTTATTGGAATTTAAAAGCACAAAATGAGAAGGATCATTCAGAAATTTCAAGGGAAACATGAAAAGCATATTGAGAACTCAATAAAAAAAAACCCATGCATCAAATACTTACCAGCTTTTCATAGGAGTCTTCTGTAAGGCTTGATAGATTATTTGCTAGGTGAATAATATCTTGACAAGCCATTTTAAGATCTTCCCATAACTGTAACAATATCAAAAGTGATGATTAACATACCACTATGAAAATTTTTATGAAATATATGCTCACCAAAAATAAAATGTATACTCAAAGTTATGCAAAACATGCATCACGTTATGCAAAAATGCTATTAGATGTTAGCAACTTACTTTGATTGCAAAAATTCCAAGTGCATGATACAATACTAGAAGAAATATCAACCGAAAAGTCGTGAAGCTATTACCAGTTTGAGATCGTGCATGAATAATTCAGGTTCATGCCCATAGTTTCCATTTTTCAATCTTGAATCTATCACACCAAAATCAAAATATCTAGTTCTTTCCTCATCTTGATGTACAGTTCTGCAAAGCACACTGCACAACAAAGCAAAGTTCTCCGACCTTAAAATGTTCCTAAGAACATTCTGGCACCTAGCAGTGTTCGCAGTCACTGTTTTATCAGAATCCATTCCCACATTGCCAGCTACCTGATTTCAGCCAAGAAAACGATTATTGAAGACAGTATCATGGTGATTTATCCTTTAAAATAGATTATTGCAGCTACAGTATTCCTAACAAATAAACAATTACAGGAAAAAATGCAAGACGAGTGTTGATGACCTAATGTTCCATCAAAAGAATACGTAGAATATGATATTTCATTGTTTGTAGCATAGGAGGTCTATAGATTACTGAACACTAACAGAATATAGGAATGCAAGAATGTCTGTGACTTTGGAAACTTGAATGACCATTGTTCTTCCCACTTACTGTGCCAAATTCAGCAGAGCCATACAGAAGTGCATCACGGATGCATGTCACAATTCCAGCATCCCCTTGTACATCAGGCAAATGCAAACGCAGTAGCCCGTCCAAAACATATCTCCAGCATTCACTAGTTCCACAGTCACTTCTTTGCTCCTCAGAGTTGTTTGTGTTACCAAATAATCCATTCCTGTGAAGTCCTTCTTCCATTATTGGCTGCACAATGAACATTTTCAGTACTTAACAGGTTAGTTCAGCAGAAATGTTGTTAAGGAACAACAACAATAAAGCCTTCTTATCCCAAGGAAGTAGGGTAGGTTGTGCATGAAAGCCAACATGGGCCACCAGCAAAAAGGAAAACGTTATAAAAAATAATAAAGGCATTGATAATAGTAATATTTCTAAGTGATCTAAAGACTAGTCATGTTCAGGCATGCAGATTGTGTCACATGCTTCTACCTAAGGAAGACAATAGGTGTTTTTAATATTTAACTCCATTACATGGACGAAACAGTTTGCAGTTAGTCAGTATAGTTTTGAGTTACTGCTAGTATCCATGTTTCTAATTATATCAGCTTCCACCCTTGTACAAGCAAAAGAACCAACTACAGCTGATAATAAGTTCCAATCGTAAGGATAGCTGATACGCCCAAGAAGGTGCTACCATATGATATATTGCAAACATTGTTTGCGTGAATTCTGGTCCTAGACTCGTAATAGACCAGGAAagacctatgctgcatctgttAAGTGCACATAGCTATACATAAGGCTCACATAATCTAGGGTTAGCTACCTGATATGAACTTGGTTAGGGTAGATGAATAGCTTTTAGGGTTTCTTCTTGCTTGTGTATACAGTTCATCCTTTAATAGCCATGGCTCATGAGATCTAACAAACTAACCGTTACAAGATAAGGCTAACTAATGAATAGGTAGCTAACTAACTAACCAGAGGATGATGCTAACAAGCTAAGAAAATAATTGCAACATAAGTAAAATGCTCTGTGTATCCTGCTGCATTGCCATATGCACTGAGCTGCTAGAGTGGCACAAGGCCCAGCCCATAACACTACCTTGTACTGCATTCTACCAAATATAGTGTGCAATTGTGAATAATCTACTCTTCTAAAATTAACAAGGTACCAGAGCTCTAAGTTTACACCTTATGTTGCGACTGCCACTGCATCCTCTGACCTTGCCCACGGCCAGGTTCTGGAGGGGTTGCAACCTCTTTCCGCTGTTGCTTATGACACACCAGGGGATTAGCACTCTCTTGTGAAAGAAGAGTAGTATTGGACGACATCTTGCATGCTTCTGATTCACTGTTAGCTTTACCAAAAGCCAGGGAAGAACATCTGTCATGCATTGCTGCAGTGAGATGGTCCTGATCGAGTTGTGAACTCTTAGAAGAGCATAGCACATCACAACTGCCATTGCCGACAAATGAACCTGATCTTATTGCTTTATTCTTCTCCTTTGACATCATTTGATCCCGTATCTTTTTGGCAACATCCTTTGGAACATCTGGGCACTGAGGGAGATTCTGCCATCCAACAAGATGCCACTTCAATCTTGATACACCATGATAACCCTCAACACTGCACCACTTGCACTTCCAgtgttctttttctttctcaTATATCAGAGAATGTTCCCATGCACTGCTCCGAAGCCTTGCTGGGTAATTGTGTACCTACAAGCTCAAAGAATATGCCCCTTAAGTGTGAACTTAAATTCAAGGGTAAATAACAGCCCGAAAAGTAAAGAAATACACCATTCAGTGAAAGAAAGAATCCAATTAACGAGTAAGTTAACAAACTTTAACAGGCTATGTTGTCATTGAAACAGTTTCTAGTTCCCATTTTTTGGGAGAAGTTGGACATGATTCTTTTGCGTATTATCTTTTCAATCTGAATGCAGCAAAGTAGGATTACACCAGTTTTGTTTCCAAATAACATGATAATACAACATGCTGCTGCTAAAAGGCAGAAAATTCAAGTTTTGATATAAGAGTTTGCAGAAGTGTTTAAAAGGAGCCAATACACATTGTGTTAATCAGGACAGCTTTGCTATAAGTTTTGATGCCACACAAGGAATTTTCTCTTGCAAATAAAACTTAAAATTCTGAATTGATATACTATGATCAAAGCAACTTGAACTATGGAAGAAAGATTCACAGGCACAAGCTATATATCTAATGCATACACCAGTGATCTTGCACATCTCTATAATAAACAGATGAAGGCTAAGGAGCATGAGCTTTTCGACTCATTCCAGTTCCAACTAGGCTTACACACAATGGACCTTTTTTCAATAAGGAAGCTTTAGTAAATTTCAAGAGCATTACATCGAGTTGATACAAAGTCTTGAAAAACACTCCTGGCCTCTGCACAGCGGGATACACACAGCCTAAATatagaaaaaaggaaaaagtcCATTTCACTCCCCTCAGTAATCCACTTTGTCCGCTTAACCGCCTGAGCAAAATTTAGGCTCAATTTACTACCCCAAAAAATTTCAATTGGTCCAATCTACCCCCAAttgatatttctcttttttatttcttcttgtacaaattgaattttaagttcaaattttgtgaGTGGATGGAGATCATGATGCCTTATGTTAAAAAAATACATTAAGAATTTTTCATGGTTATTTTCATAGTTTAGAAAGATTTAATACGAAATGGATCATAGAGATACAATTCTGCATGAATAGTAATAATAAAAAATTCATAATGTATTTTTCTAGCATAGGGCATCATATTATAAGCCCCAGTGCAAAATTTGAAATTCCACTTGtacgtggagaaataaaaaaaaaagaaatctcAGTAGGGGGTACATTGGACCAATTGAAATAGTTAATATATCCCAAACAATGGACTAGTATTCTGATTCAAGCACAATGAACAGATAAGTATGAAATCACAGGATCAGCAGAAACATGGAAAAAGGACAGCAAATACAAATAGTAAAGGATACCTTACTAGATTCATTTTTTACTGATAATTGAGATTGATTCCCAATCCCACATAATGGACCATTATTCTTTCGTTCTTCACCGAATTGGCCAACAATATGTGGCCTGGAAGGAATTTTCTGCTCAGCCTTATTCGTTTTGACCCTTCTCTTTGACAGAACATGCTGCCTTGCCTTTGCAAAGACTTCTCTAGGAACATTTGGGCACTTAGGGTGGCGAAACGCACCAGCTAGATGATAATGGAGCCG
Protein-coding sequences here:
- the LOC112893221 gene encoding NADP-specific glutamate dehydrogenase isoform X1 codes for the protein MNSAMDEINLLRQAQRQHQHHLMVRGMGEEIDLEIGPGDDPSFSGADLVAVASGHHDTVVPADEHKSLLIPCSGAVDGHAQPPAPQPQLAHGEEHDGMLRLPSAHTKKKKKVVKKWREEWADTYKWAYVAVHDNTTRIFCSVCKEYGRKHRRNPYGNEGSRNMQMSALEEHNNSLLHKEALRLQMASKEKLQPPEIERPVYVKALSKTAASILESVLRRDPHEAEFIQSIQEVVHSLEPVLVKNTQYVQILERLLEPERCFIFRVPWIDDRGEAHVNRGFRVQFSQALGPCRGGLRFHPSMSLSVAKFLAFEHTLKNALSLYKLGGAAGGSDFDPKGKSDNEIMRFCQSFMDELYRYLGPDQDFPAEDIGVGPREMGYLFGQYRRLSGHFQGNFTGPKIFWSGSSFRTEATGYGLVFFARLLLAEMNKELKGLRCVISGSGKIAMHVLEKLLPCGAIPVTVSDSKGYLLDEDGFDYMKYSLLRDIKAQQKSLKEYLKSYPHAKYIDDAKPWSEQCDVAFPCASHNEIDQGEAVAIIKSGCRVLIECSNMPCTVQAVDILRKAKVLVAPAKATAAGGVALGELELNPEFNLMQLSVEDFENKIQDAIKQTYERSIKAAQDYGIMKENPEFVFLCFEIKRMILSPGSEQKLICTAPYAGHWCMARTFALSLIFPKP
- the LOC112893221 gene encoding NADP-specific glutamate dehydrogenase isoform X2, with the translated sequence MNSAMDEINLLRQAQRQHQHHLMVRGMGEEIDLEIGPGDDPSFSGADLVAVASGHHDTVVPADEHKSLLIPCSGAVDGHAQPPAPQPQLAHGEEHDGMLRLPSAHTKKKKKVVKKWREEWADTYKWAYVAVHDNTTRIFCSVCKEYGRKHRRNPYGNEGSRNMQMSALEEHNNSLLHKEALRLQMASKEKLQPPEIERPVYVKALSKTAASILESVLRRDPHEAEFIQSIQEVVHSLEPVLVKNTQYVQILERLLEPERCFIFRVPWIDDRGEAHVNRGFRVQFSQALGPCRGGLRFHPSMSLSVAKFLAFEHTLKNALSLYKLGGAAGGSDFDPKGKSDNEIMRFCQSFMDELYRYLGPDQDFPAEDIGVGPREMGYLFGQYRRLSGHFQGNFTGPKIFWSGSSFRTEATGYGLVFFARLLLAEMNKELKGLRCVISGSGKIAMHVLEKLLPCGAIPVTVSDSKGYLLDEDGFDYMKYSLLRDIKAQQKSLKEYLKSYPHAKYIDDAKPWSEQCDVAFPCASHNEIDQGEAVAIIKSGCRVLIECSNMPCTVQAVDILRKAKVLVAPAKATAAGGVALGELELNPEFNLMQLSVEDFENKIQDAIKQTYERSIKAAQDYGIMKENPESLVHGANICAFLNISQAMTDQGCV
- the LOC112893221 gene encoding NADP-specific glutamate dehydrogenase isoform X3 is translated as MNSAMDEINLLRQAQRQHQHHLMVRGMGEEIDLEIGPGDDPSFSGADLVAVASGHHDTVVPADEHKSLLIPCSGAVDGHAQPPAPQPQLAHGEEHDGMLRLPSAHTKKKKKVVKKWREEWADTYKWAYVAVHDNTTRIFCSVCKEYGRKHRRNPYGNEGSRNMQMSALEEHNNSLLHKEALRLQMASKEKLQPPEIERPVYVKALSKTAASILESVLRRDPHEAEFIQSIQEVVHSLEPVLVKNTQYVQILERLLEPERCFIFRVPWIDDRGEAHVNRGFRVQFSQALGPCRGGLRFHPSMSLSVAKFLAFEHTLKNALSLYKLGGAAGGSDFDPKGKSDNEIMRFCQSFMDELYRYLGPDQDFPAEDIGVGPREMGYLFGQYRRLSGHFQGNFTGPKIFWSGSSFRTEATGYGLVFFARLLLAEMNKELKGLRCVISGSGKIAMHVLEKLLPCGAIPVTVSGST